In one Lycium barbarum isolate Lr01 chromosome 7, ASM1917538v2, whole genome shotgun sequence genomic region, the following are encoded:
- the LOC132604086 gene encoding uncharacterized protein LOC132604086 — MFYPGRGKCQKRKRDGSIPLQVVHEVPWKLWTWWNEMDVLEHTKIFKHMGFLTNIMKIDPRRDVIDALLSFWDPTKNVFRFSDFELTPTLEEIAGYTGLGENLHRQKLAALRLISVNSFLTKMNIAKRKEDEKKKGKEEFLDEGWESLDKGWVSLEFLYERYGRRDGFERLGKRLSNKGNFEIWKDHSRFTFMVAFLGIMVFPRRGQKINIRLAGIVDVLTTKKDHTIVPMILADIYRALTVCQKGKGYFEGCNILLQMWIMEHIFRPRHVARFVHDRSDYISSYETRVKDYKQPDGVEAWIGEFRSLTSDKITWNFPWFPWREVIYTSTHRPFLLLMGIRGVQSYVPLRVLRQLGRRQIIPVVEDMTNFVFEVRPEIPLPEGLVVEIWNGCRVMTFDTMVTERHSGEVHPGYPIWLENQPVVKVQPKRSAKGPVDYEAEMDIKIAMAMKEHHAANLLLQADLERARASLAQQQMEYEEKIRQARLEVGADYQSTLQTIHTDLEHARAIIQQRDVEIAEERAKTAALQGKLQLATIRGSQIAERAKIIRQGLQERLSILEEDMHQQQNEFERKEEQFKKEKAEWLRSQDKLHEKLEEAKRNLARQNIGSDMSQLIQEREMLQEKLESVTVREKKAREEAAARELRIKELEYKCGTVRGRVRGMAIRSSQAGLEYERLGYEQFHSQIPTFVNHLTRALQGLYKDMGGQLNQSHHEGDKE; from the coding sequence ATGTTTTATCCGGGCCGTGGGAAGTGTCAAAAGAGGAAGCGAGATGGGAGTATACCACTTCAGGTTGTTCATGAGGTCCCTTGGAAACTTTGGACATGGTGGAATGAAATGGATGTGCTAGAACACACAAAGATCTTTAAGCATATGGGGTTCTTGACCAACATTATGAAAATCGACCCTAGGAGGGACGTGATTGATGCTTTGCTATCCTTTTGGGACCCTACAAAGAATGTGTTCCGATTTTCAGACTTCGAGCTGACCCCTACCTTAGAGGAAATTGCTGGCTATACCGGACTTGGTGAGAACCTACACCGCCAAAAACTTGCAGCCCTAAGACTTATTTCTGTGAACAGTTTCCTCACAAAAATGAACATCGCTAAGCGCAAAGAGGATGAGAAGAAAAAGGGCAAGGAAGAATTTCTGGATGAGGGTTGGGAATCCCTGGACAAAGGATGGGTTTCTTTAGAATTCTTGTATGAGAGGTACGGGAGAAGAGACGGGTTTGAGAGGTTGGGAAAGAGGCTCAGTAATAAAGGaaattttgaaatttggaaaGACCACAGTCGTTTTACCTTCATGGTGGCATTTTTAGGAATAATGGTCTTCCCAAGACGGGGGCAGAAAATCAACATCCGTTTAGCCGGGATAGTAGACGTCTTGACCACAAAGAAGGATCATACCATTGTGCCAATGATCTTAGCAGATATTTATCGGGCCTTGACGGTTTGCCAAAAGGGAAAGGGTTACTTTGAAGGGTGTAACATATTATTGCAAATGTGGATAATGGAGCATATCTTCCGACCCCGTCACGTGGCAAGATTTGTTCATGATCGGAGTGATTACATTTCAAGCTATGAAACTAGGGTAAAGGATTATAAGCAACCGGACGGTGTGGAGGCATGGATTGGAGAATTTCGTTCATTAACGTCAGATAAGATCACTTGGAACTTCCCTTGGTTCCCTTGGAGAGAAGTCATATACACATCTACACATCGCCCGTTTCTCTTATTGATGGGTATAAGGGGTGTTCAATCGTACGTACCATTACGAGTTTTACGACAATTGGGTCGGCGCCAGATAATACCAGTAGTAGAAGACATGACGAATTTTGTATTTGAGGTAAGACCAGAAATCCCCTTGCCTGAAGGATTGGTTGTGGAGATTTGGAATGGCTGTCGGGTAATGACATTCGATACAATGGTTACCGAGCGTCATTCGGGGGAAGTGCATCCGGGATACCCTATATGGCTCGAGAACCAACCAGTTGTGAAAGTTCAACCCAAGAGATCCGCAAAAGGGCCAGTAGATTATGAAGCCGAAATGGACATAAAAATCGCGATGGCGATGAAGGAGCACCATGCCGCCAATCTACTCTTACAAGCAGATTTAGAGCGTGCTAGAGCAAGCTTGGCCCAACAACAAATGGAGTATGAGGAAAAGATCAGACAAGCCCGTTTAGAAGTAGGAGCAGATTATCAATCCACACTGCAAACTATACACACAGACCTGGAGCACGCTAGGGCTATAATTCAGCAGCGGGATGTAGAAATTGCCGAGGAAAGGGCCAAAACAGCCGCACTACAGGGAAAGCTTCAACTGGCCACGATTAGGGGGTCACAGATAGCGGAACGTGCTAAAATTATTAGACAAGGTTTGCAAGAGAGATTGAGCATCCTTGAAGAGGATATGCACCAACAGCAGAATGAGTTTGAACGAAAAGAAGAACAGTTTAAAAAAGAGAAGGCTGAGTGGTTACGCTCCCAAGATAAACTTCACGAAAAATTAGAGGAAGCAAAAAGGAACTTGGCTCgccaaaatataggctctgaTATGTCTCAGTTAATTCAGGAGAGGGAGATGTTACAGGAGAAATTAGAGTCAGTGACCGTGCGTGAGAAAAAGGCGAGAGAAGAGGCCGCTGCCCGTGAGTTAAGGATAAAAGAATTAGAGTACAAATGTGGGACGGTTCGAGGTAGGGTCCGAGGTATGGCCATTCGCTCTTCACAAGCAGGTTTGGAATATGAAAGATTGGGCTACGAGCAGTTTCATTCGCAAATACCTACCTTTGTCAATCATCTCACCCGTGCACTGCAAGGTTTATATAAGGATATGGGTGGCCAGCTGAATCAGAGTCATCATGAGGGGGACAAGGAATAG